A window of the Pedobacter frigiditerrae genome harbors these coding sequences:
- a CDS encoding alpha/beta hydrolase has product MVYFISGLGADERVFQFLDLSEIEHQFIKWNEPRKNESLSNYCTELAEQIDKTKEVILIGISFGGIIAQEISKIVTCKKVIIISSVKSNSEFSWQLKLASRLQIHKIAPLWFLTLSNKLTANYYFGIESKLESKLLHQIIKDTNPTFLVWAINQIMNWKNEKYPENLIHIHGTSDKIFPIKNIQNAIEIPNGGHFMIVNKASQIEQLIFDIIK; this is encoded by the coding sequence ATGGTTTATTTCATTAGTGGTTTAGGTGCCGACGAAAGGGTGTTTCAGTTTCTTGATTTATCCGAAATTGAACATCAATTTATTAAATGGAATGAACCTAGAAAAAACGAAAGCTTATCAAATTATTGCACAGAACTCGCTGAACAAATTGACAAAACTAAGGAAGTAATTTTAATAGGCATTTCTTTCGGAGGAATTATCGCTCAAGAAATTTCGAAAATCGTTACTTGTAAAAAAGTAATTATCATATCAAGTGTAAAATCTAATAGTGAATTTAGTTGGCAGCTCAAGCTAGCTAGTCGACTACAAATCCATAAAATTGCTCCACTCTGGTTTTTAACATTAAGTAATAAACTAACAGCCAATTATTATTTTGGAATTGAAAGCAAGTTAGAATCTAAATTGCTTCATCAAATAATTAAGGATACCAATCCCACATTTTTAGTTTGGGCAATCAATCAAATAATGAATTGGAAGAACGAAAAGTATCCAGAAAATTTAATTCATATCCACGGAACATCCGATAAAATATTCCCTATAAAAAATATTCAAAATGCAATAGAAATACCAAATGGAGGTCATTTTATGATTGTAAATAAAGCTTCTCAAATAGAACAACTTATATTTGATATCATTAAATAA
- a CDS encoding group III truncated hemoglobin yields METKQTDILNIDDVKLLVNDFYEKVRDNELLSPIFNGVIKDNWPAHLERMYGFWQTLLLDVPAYSGTPFLKHAKLPIEKEHFDAWIGLFNETVDEHFTGEKASEAKWRAARMSEMFQYKLDYYKNNPAQPLI; encoded by the coding sequence ATGGAAACCAAACAAACAGATATTCTCAATATAGATGATGTTAAATTATTGGTAAATGACTTTTATGAAAAAGTTCGAGATAATGAATTGTTATCACCTATTTTTAATGGCGTTATTAAAGATAACTGGCCTGCACATTTAGAGAGAATGTATGGTTTTTGGCAAACTTTACTATTGGATGTCCCAGCCTATAGTGGAACTCCATTTTTAAAACACGCCAAGCTTCCAATAGAGAAGGAACATTTTGATGCTTGGATTGGTTTATTTAATGAAACCGTTGATGAACATTTTACAGGCGAAAAAGCTAGTGAAGCCAAATGGAGAGCTGCAAGAATGAGTGAGATGTTTCAATATAAATTGGATTATTACAAAAACAATCCTGCGCAACCACTAATATAA
- a CDS encoding MFS transporter: MEEPSVIVEKKDPFASLRYREFRSYLGMRFFFTFAYQMQAIIIGAHIYHLTRDPLALAFIGLSEAIPAISIALYGGYLADKLEKKGLLLKIFSAVLLASIVMLLVTSHRMSSYIPSSYIVPIMYGMIFCVGLARGLFGPATFSLMASILPKKLYPNASTWSSSFWQMASILGPAAGGLIYAGFGISISYIIIIAFIILAIICILFLKVHPPTFIPKESIAKSLQEGIQFVFKSKMMLGAMSLDLFSVFFGGAVALLPIFAYDILHVGSEGLGFMRAAASLGSVLTMLVMTRFSPMNRPWRNLLIAVTGFAISIICYGLSTSFYLTLFFLFCEGAFDSVSVIIRSTIMQLLTPDQMRGRVSAVNSMFIGSSNEIGAFESGLTAKLMRTVPAVVFGGSMTLGIAAITYFKTKSLLPLTLNDIKPADKIEDQI; this comes from the coding sequence TTGGAAGAACCATCAGTCATAGTAGAAAAAAAAGACCCTTTTGCTTCTTTACGTTACCGAGAATTTCGTTCTTATTTAGGAATGCGCTTCTTCTTTACGTTTGCTTACCAAATGCAAGCCATTATCATTGGCGCTCACATTTATCATTTAACTAGAGACCCACTTGCCCTTGCTTTTATTGGGCTTTCTGAAGCAATACCAGCAATCTCAATTGCATTATATGGAGGTTATTTAGCAGACAAATTAGAAAAAAAAGGTTTGCTCCTTAAAATCTTCTCGGCGGTTTTGTTAGCATCTATCGTTATGCTTTTGGTAACAAGTCATAGAATGAGTTCCTACATTCCTTCAAGTTATATTGTTCCTATCATGTACGGAATGATTTTTTGTGTTGGTTTGGCAAGAGGTTTATTTGGTCCAGCGACTTTTTCTTTAATGGCTTCTATTTTACCTAAAAAGCTCTATCCAAATGCAAGTACTTGGAGTAGTTCGTTCTGGCAAATGGCTTCTATTTTAGGTCCAGCAGCAGGCGGTTTAATTTATGCAGGCTTTGGGATATCCATTTCTTACATTATAATTATTGCTTTTATCATTTTGGCAATCATTTGCATTTTGTTTTTAAAAGTGCATCCTCCAACATTTATCCCTAAAGAAAGTATTGCAAAGAGCTTACAAGAAGGTATTCAGTTTGTATTTAAAAGTAAAATGATGTTAGGTGCAATGAGCCTGGATTTGTTCTCTGTATTTTTTGGTGGTGCTGTTGCCTTATTGCCAATCTTTGCATACGATATACTTCATGTAGGTTCAGAAGGATTAGGCTTCATGAGAGCTGCAGCATCATTAGGTTCTGTGTTAACCATGCTAGTGATGACTAGATTTTCACCTATGAACAGACCTTGGAGAAATTTACTAATTGCGGTTACAGGCTTTGCTATTAGTATTATCTGTTATGGCTTATCAACCAGTTTCTACCTTACTTTATTCTTCTTATTCTGCGAAGGAGCATTTGATAGTGTGAGTGTAATCATCCGTTCTACCATTATGCAACTGCTTACGCCAGACCAAATGAGGGGCCGTGTTTCTGCAGTAAATAGTATGTTTATTGGCTCATCTAATGAGATTGGGGCATTTGAATCTGGTTTAACAGCAAAACTGATGCGCACTGTTCCTGCTGTAGTTTTTGGAGGAAGTATGACGTTGGGTATCGCAGCAATTACCTATTTCAAAACTAAAAGTCTGTTACCATTAACCTTAAACGATATTAAGCCTGCCGATAAAATTGAAGACCAGATCTAG
- a CDS encoding PLDc N-terminal domain-containing protein: protein MLLEFFNLGSIEIIIILVILSIPFGLMIYALIDIMRSDFRESNTKLIFFVLVLLMPCLGSIIYLLIKKNYIYPKEPPFNQFP, encoded by the coding sequence ATGCTTTTAGAATTCTTCAACCTAGGCTCAATTGAAATAATCATCATTCTTGTCATCTTGTCAATTCCTTTCGGATTAATGATTTATGCGCTTATTGATATCATGCGTTCTGATTTTAGGGAAAGTAATACAAAACTAATCTTCTTTGTATTAGTACTATTAATGCCTTGCTTGGGAAGTATAATATATCTCCTTATCAAGAAAAACTATATCTATCCTAAAGAACCACCGTTTAATCAATTTCCTTAA
- a CDS encoding family 43 glycosylhydrolase yields MKYLFTLLILFSILNVKAQSVQKGISVHDPVIIKQDSIYYLFSTGNGIKVQSSKDLLSWKLERPVFATAPTWAVESISGFKGHIWAPDISFHNNQYYLFYSVSTFGKNSSAIGVATNKTLNPSDSNFKWVDHGKVIQSTPVKTHWNAIDPNIITDDEGKSWMTFGSFWDGIKMVQLKKDLLSIDTSIYKIETIASQKKKGQSGNNAIEAPFIFKKNGYYYLFASIDYCCKGEASTYKMIVGRSKHIQGPYVDQSNILLTNGGGTILLAGNENWHGVGHNAVYHADGKDYLIFHGYDAKDNGKSKLRIEILDWENGWPTIKTKL; encoded by the coding sequence ATGAAATACCTTTTTACCCTATTGATTTTGTTTAGCATTTTAAATGTTAAGGCACAGTCAGTTCAAAAAGGTATTTCTGTTCATGATCCGGTAATTATTAAACAAGATAGTATTTACTATTTGTTTAGTACGGGAAACGGAATTAAGGTGCAAAGCTCTAAAGATTTACTAAGTTGGAAGCTAGAGCGGCCAGTTTTTGCAACGGCTCCAACTTGGGCTGTAGAATCAATTTCTGGATTTAAGGGGCATATTTGGGCGCCAGATATTTCATTTCACAACAATCAGTATTATTTATTCTATTCGGTTTCTACGTTTGGGAAAAATTCATCCGCAATTGGGGTAGCTACTAACAAAACCTTAAATCCATCAGACTCAAATTTTAAGTGGGTAGATCATGGAAAGGTAATTCAATCTACTCCTGTAAAAACACATTGGAATGCCATCGACCCAAATATAATCACAGATGATGAAGGTAAGTCTTGGATGACATTTGGGTCTTTTTGGGATGGAATTAAAATGGTGCAACTAAAAAAAGACTTGTTAAGCATTGATACCAGCATTTACAAAATTGAAACTATAGCAAGCCAGAAGAAAAAGGGACAATCTGGCAATAATGCAATTGAAGCACCTTTCATATTTAAGAAGAATGGGTATTATTATCTTTTTGCTTCGATAGATTATTGTTGCAAAGGAGAAGCAAGTACCTATAAAATGATTGTTGGTCGGTCTAAACACATCCAAGGTCCGTATGTTGACCAATCAAATATTCTCTTAACTAATGGAGGCGGAACAATTTTATTAGCTGGAAATGAAAACTGGCATGGCGTTGGGCATAATGCTGTTTATCATGCAGATGGGAAAGATTACCTCATTTTTCATGGATATGATGCAAAAGACAATGGAAAATCAAAATTGAGAATTGAGATTTTAGATTGGGAAAACGGATGGCCAACTATAAAAACTAAATTGTAG
- a CDS encoding ABC transporter ATP-binding protein: MNLLLQYLKEHKWLVVLALCLAAMNIGFSLMDPAITGKLMDRYITKASLYQADREAYIFGVLKLVGAAIGVAMVSRIAKNFQDYFTSIIIQKVGAKMYADGLKHSLELPYQVFEDQRSGETLSILQKVRTDSEKFITSFISILFISFIGLMFVIVYSLSISYKVTLVYAASIPIISFISWFLSRKIKTIQRSIISETTALAGSTTESLRNIELVKSLGLADQEIGRLNNTTYKILGLELKKVKYVRSMSFVQGTTVNLVRSTMIVVLLMLIFENNITPGQYLSFLFYSFFLFGPLQEIGTVILAWREAEVSLGNFKRILSTPVEHKPLNPVKVEKINTLTFEDVNFKHLSGKTNALNNISFTTNNGETIAFVGPSGSGKTTLVKLLVGLYQPMEGKVLYNQISGREIDLNQLREKIGFVTQDTQLFSGTIRENLLFVKPGASDEDCMRVLHQAACQNLLARADKGLDTVIGEGGVKVSGGEKQRLSIARALLRNPDILVFDEATSSLDSITEEEITKTIREVSDITSQITILIAHRLSTIRHADRIFVLEKGNIIEQGKHADLLAEKGLYYAMWRQQVGER; encoded by the coding sequence ATGAATTTACTGCTCCAATATTTAAAAGAACATAAATGGTTAGTGGTGCTTGCTTTGTGCTTAGCTGCTATGAACATCGGCTTTTCATTAATGGATCCTGCTATTACAGGAAAATTGATGGATAGATATATTACCAAGGCTAGCTTATACCAAGCAGATAGGGAAGCTTACATATTTGGTGTTTTAAAGTTAGTTGGTGCCGCTATTGGTGTAGCGATGGTGTCTAGAATTGCTAAAAACTTTCAAGATTATTTTACCAGCATTATCATCCAAAAGGTTGGCGCAAAAATGTATGCAGATGGGCTTAAACACTCGTTGGAGTTGCCTTATCAAGTATTTGAAGATCAACGTAGTGGAGAAACTCTTTCTATCCTTCAGAAAGTAAGAACAGATAGCGAAAAATTCATCACCTCATTTATTAGCATACTTTTCATCAGTTTTATTGGATTGATGTTCGTTATTGTTTACTCTTTATCCATCAGTTATAAAGTAACATTGGTATATGCGGCATCTATTCCAATCATCAGCTTTATTAGTTGGTTTTTGAGCCGAAAAATTAAAACTATACAGCGTTCAATCATTTCAGAAACTACAGCTTTAGCTGGTTCTACAACTGAATCATTAAGAAACATAGAATTAGTAAAAAGTTTGGGTTTGGCAGATCAAGAAATTGGGAGATTAAATAATACAACTTATAAAATATTAGGACTTGAACTTAAAAAGGTAAAATATGTGAGGAGTATGAGTTTTGTACAAGGAACTACCGTGAATTTGGTACGTAGTACGATGATTGTAGTACTGCTAATGCTTATTTTCGAAAACAACATTACTCCTGGTCAATATCTTTCGTTTTTATTCTATTCGTTCTTTTTGTTTGGTCCACTTCAAGAAATTGGAACCGTGATTTTGGCTTGGAGAGAAGCAGAGGTTTCATTGGGTAACTTTAAAAGAATATTAAGCACACCTGTAGAACATAAACCATTAAATCCAGTTAAGGTTGAAAAAATTAATACTTTAACTTTTGAGGATGTAAACTTCAAACATCTTTCTGGGAAAACCAATGCATTAAACAACATTAGTTTTACAACAAATAATGGTGAAACTATAGCCTTTGTAGGACCATCTGGTTCTGGGAAAACAACTTTGGTAAAACTGTTAGTAGGTTTGTACCAACCAATGGAGGGTAAAGTATTATACAATCAAATTTCAGGTAGGGAAATTGACCTTAATCAATTACGTGAAAAAATAGGTTTTGTTACTCAAGACACTCAATTATTTTCAGGCACAATTAGAGAAAACTTACTTTTTGTAAAACCAGGAGCAAGTGATGAAGATTGTATGAGAGTGCTACATCAAGCCGCTTGCCAGAATTTATTAGCACGTGCTGATAAAGGACTTGATACTGTGATTGGCGAAGGTGGTGTAAAGGTTTCTGGCGGAGAAAAACAACGCTTATCAATTGCTAGAGCATTATTACGTAACCCAGATATTTTAGTGTTTGATGAGGCAACATCATCTTTAGATTCGATTACTGAAGAAGAAATTACCAAAACCATTCGCGAGGTTTCTGATATAACCAGTCAAATTACCATCTTAATTGCACACCGTTTATCAACCATCCGCCATGCGGATAGAATTTTTGTTTTAGAAAAAGGAAACATTATTGAGCAAGGTAAACACGCAGATTTATTAGCAGAAAAAGGCTTGTATTATGCAATGTGGAGACAACAAGTAGGCGAAAGATAA
- the frr gene encoding ribosome recycling factor produces MNDLIKKQLADAQATMDKAIAHCEAELTKIRAGKASAGMLDGIMVDYYGNPTPLAQVGGITTPDARTLIIQPWEKSLLVPIERAIMEANIGINPQNDGVIIRLVVPPLTEERRKDLVKKVKEEAERGRITVRNIRKDANGKIQRLKGEGISDDEIKTGEGEVQKITDAYIIKVDKHAEIKEKDIMTI; encoded by the coding sequence ATGAATGACCTCATAAAGAAACAATTAGCAGACGCACAAGCAACAATGGATAAAGCTATTGCCCATTGTGAAGCAGAATTGACTAAAATAAGAGCTGGTAAAGCATCAGCAGGTATGTTAGATGGAATTATGGTTGACTATTATGGCAATCCAACTCCTTTGGCACAAGTAGGTGGTATTACAACTCCAGATGCTCGTACCTTAATTATCCAACCTTGGGAAAAATCATTATTAGTTCCTATTGAAAGAGCAATTATGGAAGCTAATATTGGTATTAATCCTCAAAATGATGGTGTAATTATCCGTTTAGTTGTACCTCCATTAACAGAAGAACGTCGTAAGGATTTAGTTAAAAAAGTTAAAGAAGAGGCAGAAAGAGGAAGAATTACCGTTCGTAATATACGTAAGGATGCCAATGGTAAAATCCAAAGATTAAAAGGAGAAGGTATTTCTGACGATGAAATTAAAACTGGTGAAGGTGAGGTTCAGAAAATAACCGATGCTTACATCATCAAAGTTGACAAACACGCAGAAATAAAAGAAAAAGATATCATGACGATATAG